One stretch of Anolis carolinensis isolate JA03-04 chromosome 3, rAnoCar3.1.pri, whole genome shotgun sequence DNA includes these proteins:
- the cep63 gene encoding centrosomal protein of 63 kDa isoform X1 has protein sequence MEALLEIMQKQGQGRGLLTSCEAELQELMKQIDIMVAHKKAEWESQTQALESFLDIREQELSAVRNTLEEKHKEIERLCQRLEGIEQLNHDITVEYEQELSKVQEELARLKRSYEKLLKKQLKEARQTSKSQENDQSDVSMLTKKLEEFRQKSLDWETQRLHYQQHVASLEAQRKALAEQSELFQTQLSSRKEMLESVELASKSEIYHLTSKLEIANDTICANELEMKRLNMRVDDLTDKNKKILEEQQRLTEELKISQHSLEVLHNEKMELRATVLSQEDFINSLEVHNEELQQEILRLSEKLRSKEALLRMGSAKAKSIQSDEQVMEKNWELQLAEERLYQADVEMKKLKEQLLHKERSHNFELEGVKQEVTQLARELQQRDIRIASSSGSALSLEQQLKTEIEKTERKAVEHRAIHSQLETLRQENQHLSEMLQKVKNTPVAELHESYTKALNKVESEKQQLQKELAETRALLETSSHISQDQYESIVKEMQHQVTELKNKDSRKIQELQCKHEEEVRLLQARFEKVVQHYAEELQKMQQLSAKVSLSNPAIEQSPPVSRNHSVESLSYSPLLRSDALSHENKEFICAPASYCDEEFLPLSPHQIANLGAVVAKFFKEEEKRTYHIVECIDAHIEELKRESERTVQQFVHQK, from the exons AGGACTGCTGACTTCATGTGAGGCTGAACTACAGGAGTTAATGAAGCAGATAGATATCATGGTGGCTCATAAGAAAGCTGAATGGGAAAGCCAAACTCAGGCACTGGAGTCTTTCTTGGATATCCGAGAGCAAGAATTGTCAGCTGtcaggaatacattggaagagaaACACAAAGAG ATTGAGAGGCTGTGCCAGAGACTTGAAGGGATTGAACAACTGAATCATGATATAACTGTGGAGTATGAACAGGAGTTAAGCAAAGTCCAAGAAGAG CTAGCCAGACTAAAGAGGAGTTATGAGAAATTGCTGAAGAAACAATTGAAAGAAGCTAGGCAGACTTCCAAGAGCCAAGAAAATGATCAATCTGATGTAAGCATGCTGACCAAGAAATTAGAG GAGTTCCGCCAAAAATCTCTAGATTGGGAGACACAGCGTTTGCACTACCAACAGCATGTGGCATCGCTGGAAGCCCAGAGGAAGGCATTGGCTGAGCAGTCTGAACTCTTTCAG ACCCAGTTGTCCAGTCGGAAGGAAATGCTGGAGTCTGTTGAACTAGCAAGCAAATCTGAAATCTATCACTTAACCAGCAAACTGGAAATAGCCAATGATACTATCTGTGCCAATGAACTGGAAATGAAGCGACTGAATATGAGAGTAGATGATTTGACTGATAAAAACAAGAAGATTTTGGAAGAACAACAAAGACTCACAGAGGAATTGAAAATTTCCCAGCACTCACTGGAG GTTCTGCACAATGAAAAGATGGAACTCAGAGCCACTGTTTTGTCTCAGGAGGACTTCATTAATAGCTTGGAGGTTCATAATGAAGAGTTACAGCAGGAGATACTCAGGTTATCTGAAAAGCTACGATCTAAAGAAGCTCTCCTCCG CATGGGATCTGCAAAAGCAAAGAGCATCCAGTCAGATGAACAAGTAATGGAAAAGAACTGGGAACTACAGCTGGCTGAAGAGCGCCTCTACCAGGCCGACGTGGAAATGAAAAAG CTAAAGGAGCAACTATTACACAAGGAACGAAGTCATAACTTTGAATTGGAGGGCGTGAAGCAGGAGGTTACCCAGCTAGCAAGGGAACTGCAGCAGCGCGACATCAGAATCGCCTCATCTAGTGGTTCTGCTTTGAGCTTGGAGCAACAGttaaaaacagaaatagaaaaaacAGAGCGGAAAGCAGTGGAGCACAGG GCTATCCATTCTCAGTTGGAGACGCTCAGACAAGAAAATCAGCACCTCTCTGAAATGCTGCAAAAG GTAAAAAACACCCCAGTAGCAGAACTCCATGAAAGTTATACCAAGGCCCTAAATAAAGTGGAGTCTGAGAAGCAGCAACTAcagaaggaactagcagaaactAGAGCTCTCTTGGAGACCTCATCTCACATCTCCCAAGACCAGTATGAGAGTATTGTGAAGGAGATGCAGCATCAGGTGACTGAGTTAAAGAATAAAGACAGCAG aaaaattcAAGAGCTACAGTGCAAGCATGAGGAAGAAGTAAGACTTCTCCAGGCTAGATTTGAAAAGGTTGTTCAGCACTATGCAGAGGAACTCCAGAAGATGCAACAATTGTCAGCCAAAGTCTCTCTTTCTAATCCAGCCATTGAACAGTCACCTCCTGTCAGCAGGAACCACTCTGTGGAATCTCTATCCTATAGTCCCCTTCTGAGATCGGATGCCTTGTCACATGAAAACAAGGAATTTATTTGCGCTCCAGCAAGCTACTGTGACGAAGAATTTTTGCCTTTG agCCCCCATCAGATTGCAAACCTTGGGGCCGTTGTTGCCAAGTttttcaaagaagaagaaaaacgaaCTTACCACATTGTGGAATGCATAGATGCACATATTGAGGAACTGAAAAGAGAGAGTGAAAGAACAGTGCAACAGTTTGTGCACCAAAAATGA
- the cep63 gene encoding centrosomal protein of 63 kDa isoform X3 — MEALLEIMQKQGQGRGLLTSCEAELQELMKQIDIMVAHKKAEWESQTQALESFLDIREQELSAVRNTLEEKHKEIERLCQRLEGIEQLNHDITVEYEQELSKVQEELARLKRSYEKLLKKQLKEARQTSKSQENDQSDVSMLTKKLETQLSSRKEMLESVELASKSEIYHLTSKLEIANDTICANELEMKRLNMRVDDLTDKNKKILEEQQRLTEELKISQHSLEVLHNEKMELRATVLSQEDFINSLEVHNEELQQEILRLSEKLRSKEALLRMGSAKAKSIQSDEQVMEKNWELQLAEERLYQADVEMKKLKEQLLHKERSHNFELEGVKQEVTQLARELQQRDIRIASSSGSALSLEQQLKTEIEKTERKAVEHRAIHSQLETLRQENQHLSEMLQKVKNTPVAELHESYTKALNKVESEKQQLQKELAETRALLETSSHISQDQYESIVKEMQHQVTELKNKDSRKIQELQCKHEEEVRLLQARFEKVVQHYAEELQKMQQLSAKVSLSNPAIEQSPPVSRNHSVESLSYSPLLRSDALSHENKEFICAPASYCDEEFLPLSPHQIANLGAVVAKFFKEEEKRTYHIVECIDAHIEELKRESERTVQQFVHQK; from the exons AGGACTGCTGACTTCATGTGAGGCTGAACTACAGGAGTTAATGAAGCAGATAGATATCATGGTGGCTCATAAGAAAGCTGAATGGGAAAGCCAAACTCAGGCACTGGAGTCTTTCTTGGATATCCGAGAGCAAGAATTGTCAGCTGtcaggaatacattggaagagaaACACAAAGAG ATTGAGAGGCTGTGCCAGAGACTTGAAGGGATTGAACAACTGAATCATGATATAACTGTGGAGTATGAACAGGAGTTAAGCAAAGTCCAAGAAGAG CTAGCCAGACTAAAGAGGAGTTATGAGAAATTGCTGAAGAAACAATTGAAAGAAGCTAGGCAGACTTCCAAGAGCCAAGAAAATGATCAATCTGATGTAAGCATGCTGACCAAGAAATTAGAG ACCCAGTTGTCCAGTCGGAAGGAAATGCTGGAGTCTGTTGAACTAGCAAGCAAATCTGAAATCTATCACTTAACCAGCAAACTGGAAATAGCCAATGATACTATCTGTGCCAATGAACTGGAAATGAAGCGACTGAATATGAGAGTAGATGATTTGACTGATAAAAACAAGAAGATTTTGGAAGAACAACAAAGACTCACAGAGGAATTGAAAATTTCCCAGCACTCACTGGAG GTTCTGCACAATGAAAAGATGGAACTCAGAGCCACTGTTTTGTCTCAGGAGGACTTCATTAATAGCTTGGAGGTTCATAATGAAGAGTTACAGCAGGAGATACTCAGGTTATCTGAAAAGCTACGATCTAAAGAAGCTCTCCTCCG CATGGGATCTGCAAAAGCAAAGAGCATCCAGTCAGATGAACAAGTAATGGAAAAGAACTGGGAACTACAGCTGGCTGAAGAGCGCCTCTACCAGGCCGACGTGGAAATGAAAAAG CTAAAGGAGCAACTATTACACAAGGAACGAAGTCATAACTTTGAATTGGAGGGCGTGAAGCAGGAGGTTACCCAGCTAGCAAGGGAACTGCAGCAGCGCGACATCAGAATCGCCTCATCTAGTGGTTCTGCTTTGAGCTTGGAGCAACAGttaaaaacagaaatagaaaaaacAGAGCGGAAAGCAGTGGAGCACAGG GCTATCCATTCTCAGTTGGAGACGCTCAGACAAGAAAATCAGCACCTCTCTGAAATGCTGCAAAAG GTAAAAAACACCCCAGTAGCAGAACTCCATGAAAGTTATACCAAGGCCCTAAATAAAGTGGAGTCTGAGAAGCAGCAACTAcagaaggaactagcagaaactAGAGCTCTCTTGGAGACCTCATCTCACATCTCCCAAGACCAGTATGAGAGTATTGTGAAGGAGATGCAGCATCAGGTGACTGAGTTAAAGAATAAAGACAGCAG aaaaattcAAGAGCTACAGTGCAAGCATGAGGAAGAAGTAAGACTTCTCCAGGCTAGATTTGAAAAGGTTGTTCAGCACTATGCAGAGGAACTCCAGAAGATGCAACAATTGTCAGCCAAAGTCTCTCTTTCTAATCCAGCCATTGAACAGTCACCTCCTGTCAGCAGGAACCACTCTGTGGAATCTCTATCCTATAGTCCCCTTCTGAGATCGGATGCCTTGTCACATGAAAACAAGGAATTTATTTGCGCTCCAGCAAGCTACTGTGACGAAGAATTTTTGCCTTTG agCCCCCATCAGATTGCAAACCTTGGGGCCGTTGTTGCCAAGTttttcaaagaagaagaaaaacgaaCTTACCACATTGTGGAATGCATAGATGCACATATTGAGGAACTGAAAAGAGAGAGTGAAAGAACAGTGCAACAGTTTGTGCACCAAAAATGA
- the cep63 gene encoding centrosomal protein of 63 kDa isoform X2, whose protein sequence is MKQIDIMVAHKKAEWESQTQALESFLDIREQELSAVRNTLEEKHKEIERLCQRLEGIEQLNHDITVEYEQELSKVQEELARLKRSYEKLLKKQLKEARQTSKSQENDQSDVSMLTKKLEEFRQKSLDWETQRLHYQQHVASLEAQRKALAEQSELFQTQLSSRKEMLESVELASKSEIYHLTSKLEIANDTICANELEMKRLNMRVDDLTDKNKKILEEQQRLTEELKISQHSLEVLHNEKMELRATVLSQEDFINSLEVHNEELQQEILRLSEKLRSKEALLRMGSAKAKSIQSDEQVMEKNWELQLAEERLYQADVEMKKLKEQLLHKERSHNFELEGVKQEVTQLARELQQRDIRIASSSGSALSLEQQLKTEIEKTERKAVEHRAIHSQLETLRQENQHLSEMLQKVKNTPVAELHESYTKALNKVESEKQQLQKELAETRALLETSSHISQDQYESIVKEMQHQVTELKNKDSRKIQELQCKHEEEVRLLQARFEKVVQHYAEELQKMQQLSAKVSLSNPAIEQSPPVSRNHSVESLSYSPLLRSDALSHENKEFICAPASYCDEEFLPLSPHQIANLGAVVAKFFKEEEKRTYHIVECIDAHIEELKRESERTVQQFVHQK, encoded by the exons ATGAAGCAGATAGATATCATGGTGGCTCATAAGAAAGCTGAATGGGAAAGCCAAACTCAGGCACTGGAGTCTTTCTTGGATATCCGAGAGCAAGAATTGTCAGCTGtcaggaatacattggaagagaaACACAAAGAG ATTGAGAGGCTGTGCCAGAGACTTGAAGGGATTGAACAACTGAATCATGATATAACTGTGGAGTATGAACAGGAGTTAAGCAAAGTCCAAGAAGAG CTAGCCAGACTAAAGAGGAGTTATGAGAAATTGCTGAAGAAACAATTGAAAGAAGCTAGGCAGACTTCCAAGAGCCAAGAAAATGATCAATCTGATGTAAGCATGCTGACCAAGAAATTAGAG GAGTTCCGCCAAAAATCTCTAGATTGGGAGACACAGCGTTTGCACTACCAACAGCATGTGGCATCGCTGGAAGCCCAGAGGAAGGCATTGGCTGAGCAGTCTGAACTCTTTCAG ACCCAGTTGTCCAGTCGGAAGGAAATGCTGGAGTCTGTTGAACTAGCAAGCAAATCTGAAATCTATCACTTAACCAGCAAACTGGAAATAGCCAATGATACTATCTGTGCCAATGAACTGGAAATGAAGCGACTGAATATGAGAGTAGATGATTTGACTGATAAAAACAAGAAGATTTTGGAAGAACAACAAAGACTCACAGAGGAATTGAAAATTTCCCAGCACTCACTGGAG GTTCTGCACAATGAAAAGATGGAACTCAGAGCCACTGTTTTGTCTCAGGAGGACTTCATTAATAGCTTGGAGGTTCATAATGAAGAGTTACAGCAGGAGATACTCAGGTTATCTGAAAAGCTACGATCTAAAGAAGCTCTCCTCCG CATGGGATCTGCAAAAGCAAAGAGCATCCAGTCAGATGAACAAGTAATGGAAAAGAACTGGGAACTACAGCTGGCTGAAGAGCGCCTCTACCAGGCCGACGTGGAAATGAAAAAG CTAAAGGAGCAACTATTACACAAGGAACGAAGTCATAACTTTGAATTGGAGGGCGTGAAGCAGGAGGTTACCCAGCTAGCAAGGGAACTGCAGCAGCGCGACATCAGAATCGCCTCATCTAGTGGTTCTGCTTTGAGCTTGGAGCAACAGttaaaaacagaaatagaaaaaacAGAGCGGAAAGCAGTGGAGCACAGG GCTATCCATTCTCAGTTGGAGACGCTCAGACAAGAAAATCAGCACCTCTCTGAAATGCTGCAAAAG GTAAAAAACACCCCAGTAGCAGAACTCCATGAAAGTTATACCAAGGCCCTAAATAAAGTGGAGTCTGAGAAGCAGCAACTAcagaaggaactagcagaaactAGAGCTCTCTTGGAGACCTCATCTCACATCTCCCAAGACCAGTATGAGAGTATTGTGAAGGAGATGCAGCATCAGGTGACTGAGTTAAAGAATAAAGACAGCAG aaaaattcAAGAGCTACAGTGCAAGCATGAGGAAGAAGTAAGACTTCTCCAGGCTAGATTTGAAAAGGTTGTTCAGCACTATGCAGAGGAACTCCAGAAGATGCAACAATTGTCAGCCAAAGTCTCTCTTTCTAATCCAGCCATTGAACAGTCACCTCCTGTCAGCAGGAACCACTCTGTGGAATCTCTATCCTATAGTCCCCTTCTGAGATCGGATGCCTTGTCACATGAAAACAAGGAATTTATTTGCGCTCCAGCAAGCTACTGTGACGAAGAATTTTTGCCTTTG agCCCCCATCAGATTGCAAACCTTGGGGCCGTTGTTGCCAAGTttttcaaagaagaagaaaaacgaaCTTACCACATTGTGGAATGCATAGATGCACATATTGAGGAACTGAAAAGAGAGAGTGAAAGAACAGTGCAACAGTTTGTGCACCAAAAATGA